In Candidatus Hydrogenedentota bacterium, the DNA window TGTCACGCGAACAGATGTCCGAGGGGAATGGCGAAAAGCCTGTCGCCCAGTTGGACGGCGTCGCGGCCATTGCAGGCGAGGACGGCGGCGATGCATGCGGGGGTGCGCTGGAGGAAGGCGCGCAGGCCGGACAGATCGGCGTCAGACCAGCGTGTGGCCGCCTTGACCTCGATCGCGATCACTTTGCGGGCTGATTCGATGACAAAGTCGACTTCGTGGCGGCCTTGCTCGCACCAGTAGGCCAATTGCGCGCCGGGCAGGTGGGCTTCGAGCAATCCGGCGAGATTCTGGGCCGCGTAGGTCTCGAACAACGCGCCGCGGAGCAGGTCGTCGCGGCCCGGTTCGAGGCCGTTGACGCCGGCGAGATACGCGGCCAGTCCGCTGTCCGTAACGTACACCTTGGGCGATTTGACGAGGCGCGAACTGCGGTTCTTGAGGAACGGCGGGATGCGGCGGATCAAGAACGAGGCTTCGAGCAGATGGAGATGGCGGGTTGCGGTGGCGGCGTTGAGCTTGGCGTCGCGTGCAAGGGCGCTCACCGCGAGCATTTGGCCCGTGCGCAGTGCGGCGAGTTGCGCGAGCGTGCGGAACGCGACGAGGTCGGTAATTTGCGACAGTTGCCGCACGTCGCGCTCGACGTAAGTCTGCACGTACCCGCGAAACCAGTCCTGCAAGGCGTCCGGCGGTCCCAGACAGGCAGGGGGCAGACCGCCCGCGAGAATTTCACGCTCGGTCACGGGCTTTGTGGCGCCGCGCGGCAGCGCCTGCGTGCGGAGGAACTCGATGAGGAACGGCGGCGCGGCGGTCTTGCCGAGAATCTCGCGGCGCGTCATGGGATGCAACGTGAAATACACGGCGCGGCCCGCCAGCGTCTCGGAAACGCGGCTCAATAGGGACAGATTCGCGGAACCGGACAGGACGAAGCGCCCCGGCTGGCGCTGTCTGTCCACGGCGCGCTTAATGGCAAGCAGCAGTTCCGGGCAGCGTTGCACCTCGTCGAGAATGACGGGTTCTCCCAGCAACGACTCGGGATTCGTCTGCGCGGCGGCCAGCGTGGCGAAATCGTCCAGGGTGCGGTAGGCGCGATTCGCGGCAATTGATTGCTCATGTTGAAGCAACGTGCTCTTGCCGGTCTGGCGCAAGCCGGACACGACGGCTACGGGCAGGCGTTCCAGGGCCTGCGCGAGCCGCGCCGCGATTTCCCGGGGCAGATAGTCTGTCATAATTCATCACATCATAGTGTCATTTTGACGCTATGTCAAGCAGAAATACGACAAAACAGGGACTGGCACAAGGGAGCGAGTCTTCGGGCGGCACGTGCCAGTCCCTGCTCGCTTGTGCCAGACCGTCGCTGGAGGCGGCATCTCCGTTCCCGGCGCATTACCGGCGCGTTCTTCCGAAAACAGGCCGTGCGCCTGGATTCCCGCGCCGGACCTGTGCTAGCATGCCTTCACTTTCGGAAAGAAGAGGCCGGCGGCTCTGTGCCGTCGGCTTTTCTTCAATAACATCCTGCCCATATGACATAGGAGTAGGCTATGACACGACGGCGG includes these proteins:
- a CDS encoding ATP-binding protein, with amino-acid sequence MTDYLPREIAARLAQALERLPVAVVSGLRQTGKSTLLQHEQSIAANRAYRTLDDFATLAAAQTNPESLLGEPVILDEVQRCPELLLAIKRAVDRQRQPGRFVLSGSANLSLLSRVSETLAGRAVYFTLHPMTRREILGKTAAPPFLIEFLRTQALPRGATKPVTEREILAGGLPPACLGPPDALQDWFRGYVQTYVERDVRQLSQITDLVAFRTLAQLAALRTGQMLAVSALARDAKLNAATATRHLHLLEASFLIRRIPPFLKNRSSRLVKSPKVYVTDSGLAAYLAGVNGLEPGRDDLLRGALFETYAAQNLAGLLEAHLPGAQLAYWCEQGRHEVDFVIESARKVIAIEVKAATRWSDADLSGLRAFLQRTPACIAAVLACNGRDAVQLGDRLFAIPLGHLFA